CTCTCTCGGTCATAGACTCCATAGATGCCCTGCCATTGCCTCTGCCCGTCTTCCCCAGTGAAGGCGGCAGTCGGGGGCGTCCGTGTTTTTGGCGACGTGATGGTCTCTGTAGGAACTGAGCGGGGGATGGGGAGCCCACTAATCGGGACGTCACCGTTCCTCTAGCCCCCACCACAACTGTGCTCCGATTAGCCTACTCGTCGCTCTCCGACGTTCGCGATTCGTTGCTGCTCTTGTCCTCTTTTGAGTCGTTTACTGCGCTGCCTACtttgagggaggggggagtaCTTTTTCCAAGATAGAAAGATCGATGCCCACGCCAGAGATGCTggcctgcgcgcacgcactcacgcACTCGCTCGATTGCTCCCTCTTTGCGAATCCCTCTGAAAAGGTCAGCGAGCAGcatcgatgccgctgcggtaCGTAGGGGCATGTCACTGAACCGCACATCCGAGCATAATAGACGTGAGGCCCCTCATCTCAGACATCCTGAACGTCGCTCGACATGTTTGAGGGGTGCACGTGGAGTCGCCGTGACCCTCTCTTTGCGGATTTGTTAACTCTTCAACTGAACTGATGACAAGAGGGACACATTTCAGTGCGTGGCATTCTTGGGGCTCAGCACACACCACTCTCTCTGGGGGGGGAGCCTAGCGGCCCCTCAACCTCTCGTCCGTGACAGGGTCCAGCGCCTACGGCACAGGGAGGTGAGTGCGATgttgtgtcgctgctggtgtccGCGGTGAGGTCCTgtagaggagggagggcggtgctgcgtcggagcgTCCTGctacagcacacacgctggTGCCATCTGTGCGATGggcagtgcgtgtgcgtgtctcgaGCGTATCTCGCGTGGTCCTCACCACCCATTGGTGGGGAGGCCGAGTGTCGTCCCGAGGAAGATAGCAGGTGGCCACCTGCGGACCGGGTATGGGGGTGGGTAGGGcttgaggcaggggccgaGCGGCGTTAGCCTCGTCTTGTACGGCAGGGCGACGGGGGCACACGTCGAAGCGGAGAAAAGGTAAACTCTGTTCGGCTCTCGTCTTGCCCACGAGGagcctctctgtctctgtctgccccccccctccccctcctcaccgCTTGCACACCTAGACGTGCACCGTCCTCACTGCTCAACAGGTGTGCCTCCGCGCCATTTTTAACTCAAAAACTCCAGGAGAGCGAGCGCATGTACTCGCTGTCCTCTTTCTTTTATCGCCGGCTGCCTTGCAAGTCAGTGCGGCATCCGGCAGCCTTGTCACGACCACCATCTTGTCCTGTGACCGCTGTCGCTAGTAGCACCGGGTATGGCGtcgaaaacacacacacacacacgtacacaccaGCATTTGGATGTGGGAGCGATGATCGACTCTTGCTCGTTATGGAAGCTCCTTCCCCTATCGTAGTTGTACCGGCGATTTCGTGCAGAGCCGCTCACGCTCTCTGATGGTGGCATATCCCCAGCGGTACCGACCTTGTGCTTGTGGGTCTGGATTGATTCGCATACACCCATACGCCCctcatcccctcccctcccctccctcgcacACAACGGCGCGCCTCCGACACAGATGCGTTTCCTGTAGCGTTTGGTTCGACGTAGACCGTGTCTACCgggcgtctgtgtgtgcgtgtagcTGCACTCACTGGCGCTGTTTCCGGCTTGCGCTCTCTTCATCTATCGCCATATCGTTGTCGCTGTGGTCATTAGCCTCAGCCTTGCACGCCGCGACGAATGGCCAGCTCTGGCGTCCCCTCGCTGATGGATACATCTCGCCCAGCCCATCCGCCTGtctcgcgtgtgcgttcTTTCAGAATCGTCTTTGCCTCTCTTATTCCGCGTATTGCCCCTATCCTGCCCGTCCACATACAGCCACGAGCGCGCACGGAATTCGCGGCTCGTTGCCGTGTGTTTTCGCACGCGGACTCGCACCCTTCTCTTCGCCTTCAGCTTGCTTCTCTACGGACCCCTCACCCTTGTTGCCGTGCCTGAGCTCGAAACGGGGACAGCAtccgccccacccccaccacgcacgcacgcaccgcggGGTGAGGGCATCGTTGGTATGTCTTTCACCACAGCCACAGGAGGGGAGAGCTCAGTCTGACGTCTTTGCTTGATGAAGCTGACGGGGTCGGGTGGCGAAGGGGGAATGAGGCTAAACGACGTTTTGAGCGATGTTGGAGGGTTGGAAGGCACGGAATGAGAAAGTGTGTCGGCACAACGTATGACAGAAAAGGAAAGCATGAGTTGACATCGGAAGAGACGAGGctgcggagagggagggaagctTGGAGCTGGCCttcgccccacccccctccccgccaccGCTCTTTCATGCTCGCCTTCCTCTACAGGTGTATGCGGTCATGCCTCTCCCCATCTCGGTATGTGTGTCTGATCGGATTCTCCCTGCTGCTTTTGAAGCTGCTGcctgttttcgtttttgttaTTCTGCATGCTGTCACAACGATATCCTCCCTTGCCCCTTGAAAGCTTCTCTACGCACctttgcccctcccctccctccctccccccacatctccctctctgtctttcgcttgcccccccccctccttattcctttctctctctctgtgtgcgtgagtgtgtgtgggtgtgtttGAGTGGCTTCGTCGTCTGCTTCGCTCAGCTTCATCGTGGTGTGTcggtcctcctcctctgccacGTGCTGCCGTCatgaagcacacacacacacacacacacacacacacacacacacacacacacacacacacacacagagcacTCGTGTTCGTATGCGCCATGCGCCGACTTGTTATGTTTGCcgccttttgtttttgttttcccgTGTCCGTGAACGGTCGCCGCAGGCCTGTCACGCCGTTGCCCCGCGaacttcccccccccccctccaccggCTCAGACGTCTTGCAAAACTGCTGCCAGCCTCGCACTTTctctcgtgcgcgcgcgtgcacctTCTGCGTGTTTGCCGGGACGGCTTCGGCTCAtcatctctctcgcctccatcgctgccgtTTCGGTGCCTTTTCACCGCTCCCCATGTTGCATGTTTTTGGCCTGTTTCTTGCTCCCTCGGTGTGGTCGATGCTGCCGCTTCACGCTGcggggaagggaggggggcggtgacggcgcttGTTATGGACCCTCTCCTCCTGCCCCTTCCTGGGGCTTcgtcgtggcagcggcaagtAGTGCCATCGACAAAAATCGTGCAAGTGCCAGGGTGATCATACCAAAGTTGCCGTCCCCAGTGCGCGCGATATGCACACTAAGAACGCAGAGTCGGAATccagagaggagagggacgGGGTGTGAGAGCGAGGGTGCTTGCATAGGTCGTGGAagtgcccctccctctttacgcagacatgcacgcgcgcacgaccgTCAGCACTGCAGAGACAAAGGCGAATCGAGTAGAAAGGCACGCGCTACTCCGGGGGTGCACAAAACACCCctgcgcgacggcgcggcactGTTCGCCGTGCGCCCCTCATGGAGGCCTTCGGCGGTGCCGATcgctcacctcctccctgcccctctctctgtctcgctGTGCGTATGCGAGGCATTCTTCATGCTTGCATAGGCTGCATCACCTATCCGACACCCACCTCCTAtcactcctctctctcgcaccaccaagcctctctccccctcgccctctcccttcaCCACCCGTCTTCTCACGGTGCCGGCTCCGTTGCTGCCGGCGATAGAAGAGCATCGACTGGCTTTGTACTCCTCGCTCCGTCAAGGCCTCACCCGTGTAcagccgcccccccccctcctccgtccaCCATCTTCCTTACCTCATACACGCACGCTTGCGCACACTTCACAACGAAAAGGCACACTGTATAAGCACCAtgctccgccgccttgccccgctgctggcggagtTTAACTTCGTTCCCCTAGTGTCGAAGGTGTCGCACAAGGAAACCAAGTACCGTCTCTTGACCAAGGACTATGTCTCTGTGGtgcagcccggcgctggaCTGCCGGAGATGCTGCGAGTGGATCCGGCAGCGCTTACGCTGCTGTCCTCCACGGCCTTCGATGACGTAGAACATCTGCTGCGCTCTTCGCACCTGATGTCCCTGCGCAAGATCTTCGACGATCCCGAGGCCAGCGACAATGACAAGTTTgtagcgctgcagctgctgaagaATGCGAACATCTCCTCGGCCCGCTTGCTGCCCGGCTGCCAGGATACCGGCACGGCCATCATCGCGGGCTACCGTGGCGATCAGGTGTTTGTGCCCGGCAACGACGAAGAGGCCCTCAGCCGCGGCGTGTACGACATCTTCCAGAAGCGCAACTTTCGCTACAGCCAGAACGTACCGCTCAGCATGTACGATGAAAAAAACACCGGCACGAACCTGCCAGCACAGATTGACCTCTACGCCAGCAAGGGGATGGAATACAGCTTCATGTTTGTCGCGAAGGGCGGCGGCTCGGCAAACAAGTCCTtcctgctgcaggagaccAAGTCCGTGCTCAACCCTAAATCGCTTCGCAATTTTCTCAAGGAGAAGCTGGCCATGTTCGGCACCTCGGCCTGCCCGCCGTACCatgtcgccgtcgtcattGGTGGCACGAGCGCTGAGATGACCATGAAGGTGTTGAAGTACGCCTCCTGCCACTACTACGACGACCTGATCACAAAGCCGGACATGAAAACGGGCTACACATTCCGCGACctcgagctggaggaggaggtatTGAAGGTATGCCAGAACATCGGGATGGGTGCTCAGTTTGGCGGCAAGTACTACGCCCATGACGTGCGCGTGATCCGCATGCCTCGCCACGGCGCCTCCTGTCCCATCGGCATCGGTGTTTCGTGCAGCGCGGATCGCCAGGCGCTTGGCAAGATCAACAAGGATGGCGTGtggctggaggagctggagatgGAGCCGTCCCAGTATCTGCCGGACTTGAAGGAGGATGAGCTGCTTAAGACGCCGGCGGTCATGGTGAACCTGAACCGGCCCATGCCAGAGGTTCTTCAGGAGCTCTCCAAGCACCCTGTCAGGACCCGCCTCAGCCTCACGGGCACCATCATCGTAGCGCGCGACAGTGCCCACGCCCGGATGCGCGAGATGCTGGAGGCTGgcaagccgctgccgcagtaCATGAAGGAGCACCCCGTGTACTACGCCGGCCCGGCGAAGCAACCCGACGGTCTTCCGTCCGGCTCCTTCGGTCCGACGACGGCTGGCCGCATGGACCCGTTTGTCGACCTCTTCCAGTCTCACGGCGGCTCCATGGTGATGCTTGCCAAGGGCAACCGCAGCAAGCAGGTGACGAAAGCGTGCCACAAGTACGGCGGTTTCTACCTGGGCAGCATTGGCGGCCCAGCGGCCGTGCTGGCGCAGAATGCGATCAAGAAAGTCGAGTGCCTCGACATGAAGGACCTTGGCATGGAGGCAGTGTGGAGGATCGAAGTGGAGAACTTCCCAGCCTTCATCGTTGTGGATGACAAGGGCAACGACTTCTTCGAACAGCTCTAGACAGCGGCGCGATGAAGGATGGGCGCAGATGCGTTTTCGCACGAGAGTCGTGCAAGAGGGAGCGGGctctttcgtttttcctGTTTACGTATCGGCATGGTTGCAATCCGCGCGAGTGCGAGGTGAGGAGCTAcagagggcggcgcggcttgcgcccgcgtctgtgcgtgtgcgccctGGCCATGCCGTGTAGGTGCTCGCAGTgcacgccggcgcacacactcgcaaCCGTTTTCCCTATCGTTTCCCCTTCTATGCCACCCGCTTTGGTGCTGTTGCCGTCTAAATATTTCTGCATCCTGTACGTGCGTCCGTGCGTCTGACCAACGTCTCTCTGTGGGTGTCTGCCAGTCTGcgtatgtgtgggtgtgggtgtagATGGCCTGCCCctgcccccacccacccccttcctccttgtCCATACAACGAAGGGCCCCAGAAAGGAGAACTGAGCATCTCGAGGATAGGGCGCTCTCGCAGGCTGAGAACATGCATGGAGGGGGACGGGGAAACACGAAGGAACGCGCGCATCGGTGCGGTGTCTCTCGTCTATCCCTTCAAGTATACGCAGACGACAGGCGTTCGCGAACAATCGAAGGACAGAACAGCAGCCAACATCggcagcgagagaagagacgCAGAGGCATGGAGTGAAGCTCGCCCATGTGTTGACGTCGCGCCTCACGTTACACTTTCCGTGGTGTGGATGGCGCAcgctcgtctctctctctcgagcccttctccaccccttcctcctcgtcttctcaGGTGTTCACAGGCTCTATGCGCCGTCTTCGAGTGGTGATGCCGACCGTGTTGACTGGCCACTCCTTCGTTGTGCGTGCTCGCTGTGCCTGCGCGAGTGAGAGCGCACGCGTTGTGTAGGTGCGTGGGCTGCACTGCCTCTCGTCGCCGTCCtgctcgcccccccccaccaccaccactcccgTGTGTATCACCTGCTTCACTAGtcccccccctttttttttcttagAAGCTAGCTTGATGTCTCACGGAGGTTGCAGCCTGCGCCACCTTTTGCCTTGTCCTTTATAGTGTATGGCCTATGCCGACTTGTTTCGTGTCTTACCGCTTTCATAGACTCTACGACTCTTCTCACCCCGCGCTCTGCGGGagtcgctggtgcgcgcgtgggtgcgtgtTCGTCGTTTGGGTTCTCTCACCGAGTCGGCAGCCCCTTCCCTGTTCGGTtgctttcgtttttgttcGCTTGTGCTCTCTTACTTGACGCCTTCTTTTAACCTTATCAGTTTGCTAactacacacatacacacacacacacacacacacaccgcacCCCGGTCCCACCCCACCGCCCACCTGCGCAACGATCGCCGGCTTATCtcttcgcccctcctcccaccatCGTCACCACGAAGCACCTTCGCTGGACACGTGAAAAACGAGGCAGCTTCCCCGCATGTACCTCACTTCTACGCTCATCCTTCATGAGGAGGTAATAAAGTCGACGTGCGCAGAGCAGCCAAAGAAGAGGTCCGGAACGGGAAGGCAAGCCGATGCTCGCGCGCCTCTGCCTTGCTCACACGCACCTGCACAAGCGCGTCCATGCAGGTGCAGGTTGGGCTCCTTTTCCGGCGTTGTGAAGAAACCTGCGGTCCAGCGATGCGGCAGCCACGTACCGGTCCcctgcgccgctgtgcgtgcatgcCAGCGGCGGgttcttctcctctcctttgTTCCCGTTCTCTTTATGGTCCTGCGGAGAGCGTCTGCGCATTACGTCGTTGATGAGACATGCGCCGACTCTTTGACACCGAGTCCgatgcgtgtgcatgcgtgcgtgtatgtataGTCTCGAAGCCCACTGACATGTCTGCACTCCCGCATCGTTCTCGTcttccgcctccccccccccctcccaccctcttCTGCCCTCTTGGCGGCTGCTATACTGCCCCTTGTTCCTTTCTTTCTAGCTGTCTGTCTACTCTTGTCGAGTAGCACCGTCTTTCGCCTGTTGTTGCGCGCTCGTGGAAGTCGACGTGACCGTGCCTGTGCAGGTGTGGACCAACTTAGTTCGACTGCCGCGCGGTGTGCGCTGGCCGCTCTCTTCGCGTCTACATCAATTCCTTACTGGCATccaccacacgcgcacacgaggaTCAAATACGTCTCGCTCCTGGGCAGCTCTGCATCTCCTGGCGCGTTCGTGGCCGAGCGCGACGCACAGCCCCATCAGAGGAactcaccatcaccatcactatcaccaccgcacacacacacacacacacacaccgcctgCACGGTTGTTCTACCCTTTTTCCTCTTTTCGCTGCAACGAGGGCAATGCTGCGGCGACTTGTGGGCGGTTTGGCTTCGCGAGGTGGATCCATCATGAACCTCCGCGCATctcacttctctctctcatcacCCTCGTCTCCACTGCATGCCTCTCAACCATCTCCATGCCACACGTCGGTGCGCGCCATTGGTACTGCGATGCCCGGCGCGATGCACCAGCCCGGGGAGTCGGGGCAGGCGGCCGGGTCGAGTACCACGATCCCCGGAAAGGAGACATGGGGGCAGTTCAGTGCCAAGATGcgtcacggccgccgccgcatccgcgTCATTGACATCGCAGCGAAGATGTCCTATGAATACCAGATGTTGAAGAAGATGTGCAAGCGGCGCCCCGCCATGCGGCAGTGGGCGGTGCGCGACGACTACTGCGACATGAGCCCCGGCGTGGTCGTCATGTCACCCTCTATGCAGGCTGCCTTCATGAAGGTGTTTCGGCTGAAGGACAAGGGTCTCATTCGCCAGTGCCTGCGCGACATCATCCCGATCATCGAGTACCGCAACCGCGAGGAGCGACCGGCCGCAATGCGCGATAAGGCGTCCGACATGATCCCCGAAGGCGAGCCCGACACCCTCAACCAAAAGAAACGCGAGCTTTTCGAGCGCAAGGAGACGGGCGAGAACTTCAAGCCGCTCTACCTGCACGACAAGCGCTCgcaggcgaagctgcgcTTCAAGATTCGGCAGCGGCTCATCAAGTTTCAGCGGCAGATCGCCATCGCGAACGCTGTGGCGAGCCGCACCGTCCTGTACTCGACGGATGACGCGATCGGCTACTTTCTCttccgcggcgctgccatgTACGCCGGAATGCACCGCGTCTTCTTTGAGCTGAGCAAGCAGCTTCCGCATTTTGTGCCGAAGAGCATGCTGGACTTTGGCGCCGGCACTGGCACGGCCATTCTAGTGGCGAAGGAGGTGTACGACCCCGGCGCCCTCGCTTACCCGCTTTACCGCTCCATGCGGCAGACCATGACCGGGAACGTgagcgcgcaggcgcagcagctgcgcgagcttCGCTACGACCTCCGCCGTCTTAGCCGAAACAAcacggagaagaggaaggccCGCTtcatggcggtggcggcactgctggaGCGTGGCGAAGTTGACCCGGCCGATTTGCCGGCCGACCTTCGCCGCGAGATCGCACAAGTCGCGGCCAACGCCgcagcaaacaaaaaacgtCGTCTCATCAGCGAGTCGCACGCCCGCTACCGCGAAGTCGTCGACGGCACCGAGTGGGAGGATGGCGACCCGCTCGGCGAGAAGAAGAGCATGGCAGAGGACCCAAGCAACGTGttcgacggcgaggaggacggcgacggcggcggcgacggggcggcggcaggggAGCGGACGTGGTGGGAGAAGCTGGTCGACATGGAGAACGCCACTGCGCAGGAGCGGGCGAgccggcggctgcagccgctgcaggaaGTCACGGCGATCGAGCCCAGCCCAGGCATGATGGAGATTGGCACGATGGTGCTCCACGACGACATCCCTAACGTCGCATGGAAGCGGTACCTGCTGCCGGAGGACGAGTCCATCCAGCACGATCTCGTAGTGGCTGCCTACTCCCTCAGTGAAGTCGCAGACTCGGCGAACCGGACGCggctcgtgcagcagctgtggaAGATGACACGCGGGGTACTCGTGCTTGTGGAGTTCTCGAATCTGCACAACTTCAACCTCCTGATGGAGGCCCGCGACACGATCCTGGAAGAAAAGGGCATTGGTCTATGGGACTGGCAGCCGACCATTGTAGCCCCGTGCCCGCACGAGCAGCGCTGTccgctgcgccactgcaAGGCGGGCGTGAAGAGCAAGCGCATGCGTCTCTGCACGACCGAGGCACAGTACCGTGCCACCTTCATCGATGTCTGGGCACGGCACATGCCGCTGAAGGTGGGCATCGAGCCCATCTCTTATATGATTTTTGCCCGCAACGAGCTCGTGCCGGAGCGGGCGGAGCGGCGAGAGGCGCAGGTGaagcgggaggaggcggagcgggttCAGGCACGAGATGCGAAGCAGCGAGAGCTCTATGCGGCCTCGCTGTCGTTGAAGGACGTTGTCTTCGATCGATTGAGtgacgaggcgctgcaccgACCCTCGACCGGCGTGCCGGAGAAGTTGTCgggagcagcggccgccgatgACGTGGCTCCCTCGTCGACACTTACGCAGGCGTTGCCAagcggcgccaccagcgccgcggagGTGGGCCAGCTGCCCTTGACCGTCCCCCGCCTAGCCCAGACCTCTGCGCAGCGGTACAACAAGCTCGTCTACCCGCTC
This Leishmania major strain Friedlin complete genome, chromosome 24 DNA region includes the following protein-coding sequences:
- a CDS encoding putative fumarate hydratase, producing the protein MLRRLAPLLAEFNFVPLVSKVSHKETKYRLLTKDYVSVVQPGAGLPEMLRVDPAALTLLSSTAFDDVEHLLRSSHLMSLRKIFDDPEASDNDKFVALQLLKNANISSARLLPGCQDTGTAIIAGYRGDQVFVPGNDEEALSRGVYDIFQKRNFRYSQNVPLSMYDEKNTGTNLPAQIDLYASKGMEYSFMFVAKGGGSANKSFLLQETKSVLNPKSLRNFLKEKLAMFGTSACPPYHVAVVIGGTSAEMTMKVLKYASCHYYDDLITKPDMKTGYTFRDLELEEEVLKVCQNIGMGAQFGGKYYAHDVRVIRMPRHGASCPIGIGVSCSADRQALGKINKDGVWLEELEMEPSQYLPDLKEDELLKTPAVMVNLNRPMPEVLQELSKHPVRTRLSLTGTIIVARDSAHARMREMLEAGKPLPQYMKEHPVYYAGPAKQPDGLPSGSFGPTTAGRMDPFVDLFQSHGGSMVMLAKGNRSKQVTKACHKYGGFYLGSIGGPAAVLAQNAIKKVECLDMKDLGMEAVWRIEVENFPAFIVVDDKGNDFFEQL